The proteins below come from a single Kitasatospora sp. NBC_00315 genomic window:
- a CDS encoding MMPL family transporter, which translates to MLWVLLCGLSGLLAADVSDRLAGGGFTTPRAESALAKVQTQERFGVADPDVLLLFRARTGGPTGATLMEQVQGAVTTPAVARLAEPLPTSPDRLPSLDAGATTALVPLAVHGGNEEAKRRALEQLRRALRPPPAITVSYGGPLAFLDEASSRSQADLVRAELLAAPLLFVLLLLIFRGLAAALLPLLTGSVAVAIGMAVLRVATEFTEVSAFAVNLVSMLGLGLAVDYALLILTRYRRERGQGVPAALARAITLRTAGRTVLVTSAVVTAALAVLALFPLAFMRSLAIGGCAVVAADVAAALTLLPALMAVLGPRVDAGRGPARWSRRNGRTERPEGARWLRLAMCVARRPALWLVACTVVLLAMAAPALHTRFGGIGEGTLPSSSATRQVSDQTRTAFPSLQPAGIQTVLALPAPTDSAAGEEALRGWLGRLAALPSNPRAEVTAVRGNALLVSVATTGEPDADRRTVRAIRALGPPQGGSVLVGGRAAVDADMTDALNARLPLVVGLVMAVTSLLLLFVFRSVLVPVKAIVTSVLSTFACLGVMTWVFQDGHLASLLGFSSLGFVETTQPIVVLVVLYALSLDYELFLLSHVREEYQATGDNRRAVIAGLRQTGSVITGAAALLLVVIGALITSDVIAIKEVGVGLFAGVLIDATLVRLFLVPAALLVAGRANWWPGRSPCLTGPSGAAGLPAPAAGPRMTTDA; encoded by the coding sequence GTGCTCTGGGTCCTGCTGTGCGGGCTCAGCGGGCTGCTTGCCGCGGACGTGTCCGACCGGCTTGCCGGCGGAGGCTTCACCACCCCCCGCGCCGAATCCGCGCTCGCGAAAGTGCAGACCCAGGAGCGGTTCGGCGTCGCCGACCCCGATGTCCTGCTGCTCTTTCGCGCCCGGACCGGGGGGCCCACGGGGGCCACCCTCATGGAACAGGTGCAGGGCGCCGTCACCACCCCGGCAGTGGCCCGGCTCGCCGAGCCACTGCCGACGTCCCCGGACCGACTGCCGTCACTGGACGCCGGCGCCACCACCGCCCTCGTCCCGCTCGCCGTGCACGGCGGCAACGAGGAGGCCAAGCGCCGGGCCCTGGAGCAGCTGCGCCGCGCCCTTCGGCCGCCACCGGCGATCACGGTCTCCTACGGCGGACCGCTCGCCTTCCTCGACGAGGCCAGCTCCCGCTCCCAGGCCGACCTGGTGCGCGCCGAACTGCTCGCCGCACCATTGTTGTTCGTCCTGCTGCTGCTGATCTTCCGGGGCCTGGCGGCGGCCCTGCTGCCGCTGCTGACCGGGTCGGTGGCAGTCGCCATCGGCATGGCCGTGCTGCGCGTGGCCACCGAGTTCACCGAAGTGTCGGCCTTCGCCGTCAACCTGGTCAGCATGCTCGGCCTCGGCCTGGCGGTCGACTACGCCCTGCTCATCCTGACGCGCTATCGCCGGGAGCGCGGGCAGGGAGTCCCCGCCGCGCTGGCGCGGGCGATCACCTTGCGCACGGCCGGGCGTACCGTGCTCGTCACCTCCGCCGTGGTCACGGCGGCCCTGGCCGTGCTGGCATTGTTCCCGCTGGCCTTCATGCGGTCGCTGGCGATCGGTGGATGTGCCGTGGTCGCGGCGGACGTCGCTGCCGCCCTGACGCTCCTTCCGGCGCTGATGGCCGTCCTCGGCCCCCGTGTCGACGCGGGACGCGGACCGGCCCGGTGGTCCCGCCGGAACGGCAGGACGGAACGGCCCGAAGGAGCGCGGTGGCTCAGGCTCGCTATGTGCGTCGCCCGCCGCCCGGCGCTGTGGCTGGTCGCCTGCACCGTCGTGCTGCTCGCCATGGCGGCCCCCGCGCTGCACACCAGGTTCGGCGGCATCGGTGAGGGGACGCTCCCCTCCTCCTCTGCCACCCGACAGGTCTCCGACCAGACCCGCACCGCCTTCCCATCCCTGCAACCGGCCGGAATCCAGACCGTCCTGGCCCTGCCTGCGCCGACCGACTCCGCCGCAGGCGAGGAGGCACTGCGTGGATGGCTCGGCCGGCTGGCCGCCCTTCCGTCAAACCCTCGGGCCGAGGTGACGGCGGTGCGCGGCAACGCGCTGCTGGTCTCCGTCGCCACCACCGGTGAGCCCGACGCGGACCGGCGGACGGTCCGCGCCATCAGGGCCCTGGGGCCGCCGCAGGGCGGCAGCGTCCTGGTCGGCGGCAGAGCGGCCGTCGACGCCGACATGACCGACGCGCTCAACGCCAGGCTGCCACTGGTGGTGGGCCTCGTCATGGCAGTGACCTCGCTGCTGCTCCTGTTCGTCTTCCGGTCGGTGCTGGTGCCGGTCAAGGCAATCGTGACCTCGGTTCTGTCGACCTTCGCCTGCCTTGGCGTGATGACCTGGGTGTTCCAGGACGGTCACCTGGCGTCCCTGCTCGGTTTCTCGTCCCTCGGCTTCGTCGAGACCACCCAGCCCATCGTCGTCCTGGTGGTGCTGTACGCACTGTCGCTGGATTACGAGCTGTTCCTGCTCTCGCACGTACGCGAGGAATACCAGGCCACCGGGGACAACCGCCGTGCCGTCATCGCGGGGCTGCGGCAGACCGGTTCGGTGATCACCGGCGCGGCGGCACTGCTGCTGGTGGTCATCGGCGCACTCATCACCAGCGACGTCATCGCCATCAAGGAAGTCGGGGTCGGCCTGTTCGCCGGTGTGCTGATCGACGCGACCCTGGTACGGCTGTTCCTCGTCCCGGCCGCCCTGCTGGTGGCGGGCCGCGCCAACTGGTGGCCGGGACGGTCGCCGTGCCTCACCGGTCCGTCCGGCGCCGCAGGGCTGCCCGCGCCCGCGGCGGGTCCCCGGATGACCACCGACGCATAG
- a CDS encoding beta-ketoacyl synthase, protein MTSRAVAVTGVGLVTPAGIGAQATWEGMRDATSYATPDALLAGLPVDFSCAVPDWQPDTVLGRPLSRRLDHPAQMAVLAAREALADAGLSPSCWDPRRVGVIIGAGTASFQQLHDVYSKILTDRHELVSPVALPRSLPSAPVCAVALDLGAQGMSFAPAAACASGAVAIGLALQLLRGGSLDVVVAGGAESGRSMISAVCFSQMGALSTRRGDPSAAARPFDVDRDGFVLGEGAGILVLESLDHARTRRARVHSYLTGYGISTDAHHVTAPHPEGRGLKQALHDALSDASWTPADVDHINAHGTSTHLNDLIEARVLSDVFPRVPPVTATKGALGHALGASGAIEAALTVLTLRHQSIPPTANLDRPDPALPGLDIVTKSPRPARLRTAISTSVAFGGHNAVLAFRSPNEEGDTEVRTRSAADLSRR, encoded by the coding sequence GTGACCTCTCGGGCAGTAGCGGTCACCGGGGTGGGACTGGTGACCCCCGCCGGAATCGGCGCCCAGGCCACCTGGGAGGGCATGCGCGACGCCACCTCCTACGCGACGCCCGACGCCCTGCTGGCCGGACTTCCCGTCGACTTCTCCTGCGCCGTCCCCGACTGGCAGCCCGACACCGTCCTCGGACGCCCGCTCAGCCGACGCCTCGATCACCCGGCCCAGATGGCCGTGCTGGCCGCACGCGAGGCGCTCGCGGACGCCGGCCTGTCGCCCTCATGCTGGGATCCGCGCCGGGTCGGCGTGATCATCGGAGCTGGAACCGCCAGCTTCCAGCAGCTCCACGACGTCTACAGCAAGATCCTCACCGACCGGCACGAACTCGTCTCACCCGTGGCACTGCCCCGCTCGCTGCCCAGCGCACCGGTGTGCGCGGTCGCACTGGATCTGGGCGCGCAGGGCATGAGCTTCGCCCCGGCGGCGGCCTGCGCCTCGGGCGCCGTCGCCATCGGCCTGGCCCTACAGCTGCTGCGCGGCGGCAGCCTCGACGTGGTCGTGGCCGGAGGGGCGGAGAGCGGGCGCTCCATGATCAGCGCCGTGTGCTTCTCCCAGATGGGCGCGCTGTCCACCCGCCGCGGCGATCCCAGCGCGGCCGCCCGGCCCTTCGACGTCGACCGCGACGGGTTCGTGCTGGGCGAGGGAGCGGGAATCCTCGTCCTGGAGAGTCTCGACCATGCCAGGACCCGCCGTGCGCGCGTCCACTCTTACCTCACCGGATACGGGATCTCCACCGACGCCCACCATGTGACCGCCCCGCACCCTGAAGGACGCGGCCTCAAGCAGGCGCTCCACGATGCCCTCTCCGACGCCTCCTGGACGCCCGCGGACGTGGACCACATCAACGCGCACGGGACGTCGACCCACCTCAACGACCTGATCGAAGCGCGGGTCCTGTCCGACGTCTTCCCCCGGGTACCACCCGTGACGGCCACCAAGGGAGCGCTCGGACACGCTCTCGGGGCCAGCGGAGCCATCGAAGCGGCACTCACCGTCCTGACCCTGCGCCATCAGAGCATCCCGCCGACCGCCAACCTCGACCGGCCCGACCCGGCCCTCCCGGGCCTCGACATCGTCACCAAGAGCCCCCGCCCGGCAAGGCTGCGCACGGCCATCAGCACCTCAGTGGCATTCGGCGGGCACAACGCCGTCCTGGCCTTCCGCAGCCCCAACGAGGAAGGCGACACCGAGGTCCGGACCCGCTCCGCCGCCGATCTGTCCCGGCGATGA
- a CDS encoding aldo/keto reductase family protein: MEFRQLGRSGLRISAIAYGNWVTHGSQIDERAARACVHAALDEGITTFDTADAYAATKAEEVLGRALKGQRREGVEILTKVYFPTGPGANDRGLSRKHILESINGSLRRLGCDYVDVYQAHRFDPTTPLEETLRAFDDVVRQGKALYVGVSEWTADQIRAAVRTAAALGLDRIVSNQPQYSLIQRAIEEEIVPLCTEAGIGQIAWSPLAQGVLTGKYLPGAPPPQGSRATDPAGRPRITPLLQDDILNRVQKLGPLAREADLTMAQLAIAWVLQNPGVSCAIIGASSPDQIRQNARAAGVTLDADLMRTVDDLLGDAVHHAVPA, from the coding sequence ATGGAGTTCCGGCAGTTGGGCCGCAGCGGCCTGAGAATCAGTGCGATCGCCTACGGAAACTGGGTCACCCACGGCTCCCAGATCGACGAGCGGGCCGCGCGCGCCTGCGTCCACGCCGCACTCGACGAGGGCATCACCACCTTCGACACCGCAGACGCCTACGCGGCCACGAAGGCGGAGGAGGTCCTGGGCCGCGCACTGAAGGGGCAACGGCGCGAAGGCGTGGAGATCCTCACCAAGGTCTACTTCCCCACGGGACCCGGCGCCAACGACCGGGGCCTGTCCCGCAAGCACATCCTGGAGTCGATCAACGGCTCCCTCAGACGCCTGGGCTGCGACTACGTCGACGTCTACCAGGCGCACCGGTTCGACCCGACGACACCGCTGGAGGAGACCCTGCGGGCCTTCGACGACGTCGTCCGCCAGGGCAAGGCGCTCTACGTCGGGGTCTCGGAGTGGACCGCTGACCAGATCCGGGCGGCCGTACGGACCGCGGCCGCGCTGGGCCTGGACCGCATCGTGTCCAACCAACCGCAGTACTCTCTGATCCAACGGGCGATCGAAGAGGAGATCGTACCGTTGTGCACCGAAGCGGGAATCGGCCAGATCGCCTGGTCGCCACTGGCCCAGGGCGTACTCACCGGGAAGTATCTGCCCGGAGCGCCGCCACCGCAGGGCTCCCGGGCCACGGATCCCGCCGGCCGGCCCCGGATCACGCCCCTGCTGCAGGACGACATCCTGAACCGGGTGCAGAAGCTCGGACCCCTCGCCCGCGAAGCCGACCTGACCATGGCCCAACTCGCGATCGCCTGGGTCCTGCAGAACCCCGGCGTCTCCTGCGCCATCATCGGTGCGTCCAGCCCCGACCAGATCCGCCAGAACGCCAGGGCCGCCGGAGTGACACTCGACGCCGACCTGATGAGGACGGTCGACGACCTCCTCGGCGATGCGGTGCACCACGCCGTCCCGGCCTGA
- a CDS encoding WS/DGAT domain-containing protein produces MTHTVMAELGPRADRMSRKWLDYAAAHPATSVAIGVVALCTGEPPTREEIAVLVSMAVDAYPELGRHPVPEPARSAGAPGTPFRLDQQIFEVEAESGSGQAGLRAVLERLTAEPLPAALWGVWLVHGYAAGEFAVVLRGHHALFDGLLLTDIIACALGAEPRRRSGAAAGSAPRRADPATALREARALFRDRGRAAQPVPPSVKLTGRVRYAWDGVSVERMRAAAAAHRATSNDVYLAALAGALRVWAPDPRWLAGGRPVRVQVPIGYPHEAGRLGVRATAAWVRLPCEVDDPAERTALVKVQTDRLRASLRDPHTGSLTRLVSKLLGRFDLDLQYHPGWMSLLVSHVPGPAATPAIAGRTVTAGVPLMFLPARQYLATAMCDFAGMAQLCVVADQAVPDVDELARQWVHQVDLLGGHR; encoded by the coding sequence ATGACGCACACCGTCATGGCCGAACTGGGCCCTCGCGCGGACCGAATGAGTCGCAAGTGGCTCGACTACGCGGCCGCGCATCCGGCGACATCGGTGGCCATCGGCGTGGTCGCCCTCTGCACCGGCGAGCCGCCGACCCGCGAGGAGATCGCCGTGCTGGTGTCCATGGCCGTGGACGCCTACCCCGAGCTGGGGCGGCATCCCGTACCCGAGCCGGCCCGAAGCGCGGGCGCGCCCGGAACTCCCTTCCGACTCGACCAGCAGATCTTCGAGGTCGAGGCGGAGAGCGGGTCCGGACAGGCGGGTCTGCGGGCGGTGCTGGAACGGCTGACGGCGGAGCCGCTGCCCGCGGCGCTCTGGGGCGTCTGGCTCGTACACGGTTACGCCGCCGGAGAGTTCGCGGTCGTCCTGCGAGGCCATCACGCCCTCTTCGACGGCCTACTGCTGACGGACATCATCGCCTGCGCCCTGGGAGCGGAACCACGGCGGCGCTCCGGGGCCGCTGCCGGCTCCGCGCCGCGCCGCGCCGACCCCGCGACGGCCCTGCGGGAGGCTCGCGCCCTGTTCCGGGACCGGGGCCGGGCGGCACAACCTGTTCCGCCGTCCGTCAAACTCACCGGACGGGTGCGGTACGCGTGGGACGGCGTGTCCGTGGAACGGATGCGGGCGGCCGCCGCCGCGCACCGGGCGACGAGCAACGACGTGTATCTAGCTGCCCTGGCGGGGGCGTTGCGGGTCTGGGCCCCCGACCCCCGCTGGCTGGCCGGCGGCCGGCCGGTTCGGGTCCAGGTGCCCATCGGGTACCCGCACGAGGCTGGTCGCCTCGGCGTCCGCGCGACAGCGGCATGGGTGCGGCTGCCATGCGAGGTCGACGATCCGGCCGAGCGGACGGCGCTGGTCAAGGTGCAGACGGACCGCCTGCGGGCCTCCCTGCGTGACCCGCACACCGGCTCGCTGACGCGGCTGGTCAGCAAACTCCTCGGCCGGTTCGATCTGGACCTGCAGTACCACCCCGGCTGGATGTCCCTACTGGTCAGCCACGTCCCCGGGCCTGCGGCCACACCGGCGATCGCGGGCCGGACCGTCACCGCCGGCGTGCCGCTGATGTTCCTGCCCGCCCGGCAGTACCTGGCCACGGCCATGTGCGACTTCGCCGGCATGGCGCAGCTGTGCGTCGTCGCGGACCAGGCGGTGCCCGACGTCGACGAGCTGGCACGGCAATGGGTCCACCAGGTCGACCTCCTCGGCGGTCACCGATGA
- a CDS encoding phosphopantetheine-binding protein, with translation MTNTYELTAHHLVSDFGIDPVLISPQATLTELELDSLSLAELAVILQEQTGIRLEDVNAGTSLEDIARQIDAARADATAAAPR, from the coding sequence ATGACGAACACCTACGAACTGACGGCCCACCACCTGGTGAGCGACTTCGGCATCGACCCGGTGCTGATCAGCCCCCAGGCCACCCTGACGGAACTGGAGCTGGACTCCCTGTCGTTGGCGGAACTGGCCGTCATCCTCCAGGAGCAGACCGGTATCCGCCTGGAGGACGTCAACGCCGGCACCAGCCTCGAGGACATCGCCCGGCAGATCGACGCCGCCCGAGCCGACGCAACCGCGGCGGCACCCCGGTGA
- a CDS encoding DUF4331 domain-containing protein has protein sequence MSRPPARRTRRLAFAATTALLTTAAMAGPYLGTSQAGGHFDAPGVIADPQANFTDIYAFTSPDNPDMATIIADLQPTQLPASTPTPVNYPFATGGARYEIHVDGHGNGGSDTTYRWTFRTEDRRLFGAGPIAVGPVRSLNDRALLFRQYYTLERIRAGQEPEVLVKDAPVAPTQQSIGLMPDYRTLRDQATTALPGGGRSVATQSAESFQADARVFGYFILGTAGPVPGYLPAANPLTAVNVSSLILQVPKSELALKGDVSRNPVVGVWATMSRPGADLAKDLRAQDAFYRQVGRLGNPHIMFALWGTFGGIATPGGPEDRFNARSADQDQYDQAFLASTLDPAPPHKIQIAGNFPAPPIPRADIRALFLGGIGKNNGAKFGYDLNTQAMNADADPNALAWADELRLNLSTPVSANPNRFGVLDGDLQGYPNGRRPNDMIDNSLLRMLEGEPGGPSAAGLLPTPLFDLQPKPATDTFPYLNVPHALP, from the coding sequence ATGTCTCGCCCCCCTGCCCGCCGCACCAGACGGCTCGCGTTCGCCGCCACCACCGCGCTGCTCACCACCGCCGCGATGGCCGGCCCCTACCTCGGCACCAGCCAGGCCGGCGGCCACTTCGACGCACCGGGCGTGATCGCCGACCCGCAGGCCAACTTCACCGACATCTACGCCTTCACCAGCCCGGACAACCCGGACATGGCGACCATCATCGCCGACCTCCAGCCGACCCAGCTACCCGCCAGCACCCCCACGCCGGTCAACTACCCGTTCGCAACCGGCGGCGCCCGCTACGAGATCCATGTCGACGGACACGGCAACGGCGGCTCCGACACCACCTATCGCTGGACCTTCCGCACCGAGGACCGGCGGCTGTTCGGCGCCGGCCCGATCGCCGTCGGACCGGTCCGCTCCCTGAACGACCGCGCCCTGCTGTTCCGCCAGTACTACACGCTGGAGCGGATCCGGGCAGGCCAGGAACCCGAGGTCCTGGTCAAGGACGCTCCGGTCGCCCCCACCCAGCAGAGCATCGGTCTGATGCCCGACTACCGGACGCTGCGCGACCAGGCCACCACCGCACTGCCCGGCGGCGGTCGTTCGGTGGCCACCCAGAGCGCGGAGTCCTTCCAGGCCGACGCCCGGGTCTTCGGCTACTTCATCCTCGGAACGGCCGGACCGGTCCCGGGCTACCTGCCGGCCGCCAACCCGCTGACGGCGGTCAACGTCAGCAGCCTGATCCTGCAAGTCCCCAAGAGCGAACTAGCGTTGAAGGGCGACGTGAGCCGCAACCCGGTGGTCGGAGTGTGGGCCACCATGTCCCGCCCCGGCGCCGACCTGGCCAAGGACCTGCGCGCCCAGGACGCCTTCTACCGCCAGGTCGGCCGGCTCGGCAACCCACACATCATGTTCGCGCTCTGGGGCACCTTCGGCGGCATCGCCACCCCGGGCGGCCCCGAGGACCGCTTCAACGCCCGCTCTGCCGACCAGGACCAGTACGACCAGGCTTTCCTCGCCTCCACCCTCGACCCCGCCCCGCCGCACAAGATCCAGATCGCCGGCAACTTCCCCGCCCCGCCCATCCCGCGCGCCGACATCCGCGCCCTGTTCCTAGGCGGCATCGGCAAGAACAACGGCGCCAAGTTCGGCTACGACCTCAACACCCAGGCGATGAACGCCGACGCCGACCCGAACGCGCTGGCCTGGGCCGACGAACTGCGGCTCAACCTCAGTACACCGGTGAGTGCCAACCCCAACCGGTTCGGGGTGCTGGACGGAGACCTCCAGGGTTACCCGAACGGCCGCCGACCCAACGACATGATCGACAACTCGCTGCTGCGGATGTTGGAGGGCGAGCCCGGCGGCCCCTCCGCCGCCGGGCTGCTGCCGACGCCGCTCTTCGACCTCCAGCCGAAGCCGGCCACCGACACCTTCCCGTACCTCAACGTGCCGCACGCCCTGCCGTGA